The Paenibacillus sp. 37 sequence TGCATCTATTACCGATTTGATATCGTTACCTTTATCGTCGTAGCTGTACGTTTCTATCGATTGGTCTGGATACGTCGTCTTTTTTAAGTTTCCATAGGTGTCATATTCATAACGCGTCACCTTTTGCTTCGCATCCACGATGGTTTCCAAATCACCAACTGCGGTATACGAGTAATTAGTCACATTTTGTCTAGGGTCAATTTCTTTGACCACGTGGTTCAGGTCATTGTACTCGTATGTCGTAACATTTCCAACTTCATCGATTTGAGTTAGAACATTACCTTTACTATCATATGTCTGTTCAGCAACAGTTCCATCTGGATTGGTTACTTTCTTGACATTGTAGTTTGCATCTAGGACAAACTGAATGATTTCACCCTTGGCATCTTGGATTTTCTCCGCCACGAAGTTAGCGTTCAGCGTATAGTTTGTCGTATGGCCGTTTGCATTTGTTACGTTTGCTGTGCGTGCAGTGGTGTCATATTTGTACTGGGTTGCCGGCCGATCACTTGCATCTGTAACCGAAACCGTTGAAGGTTCCTGCACTTTAACCAAGTACTCTTGATCATAGGTATACGTGGTTAATCGATTATTCGGGTCAAAAATGGTTTTAATGTAATTTCCACCATAACTAAACTGAGTTCGGCTATAAGTTCCATCCTCACTATACTGATCTACAGTGACTAACTTTCCATTCTGATACGTATAATCCGTTTTACGTCCTTCAAGCATGGCGTAATCAACTAACCCATCTGAAGTATATTCAAATGCAATGGTCCGGCCTGATGGGTCCTCTATACCCGTTAGTGCTCCGTCCCCATTCCTTTTATACGTAATTCGGTTTCCATGCATATCTTGTTCATAACTGAGTTTGGCTTGAGTGATGCTTACTTGATCATCGTTAGAAACCGTATCGAAATGCATCAGGTATCCATGTTTGTCCGTTAAGTCATAACCCGTCGTGGCCCCTGAGCTACTTTTCACCTTTTTTAGTGTCAGATATTCGCCCGCTGAAGGCGTATACGTATTGTTTGATGCGTTATATTTGAATTCATAAGCAGATCCAGTATGGTCTGTAAACAATACGTCTCCGGTTTTGTAAGCATCTACGATGGTTTCCCCACCCGTATAATACCATCCGTAGCCAAAGGGTGAAGATTCGCTAGATTTTGAGTTATATGTCCGCATGAAGTCTACGGAGGTATCTCCTCTACCCGTTAAGGAATAATCATTGAACTGGATGATATTGTTCCCCGTGGCCAAATTGGTATAACTAGTTCCGTTAGCTATCGGATGACTATCATATGTCCAATAATCTTTTAGACCAAGTCGGCTAGCAGAGGTGTATGTCACGCTTAAAAGCGGCGTGTAATCTGGGTTGGCCGTGTCATCACCGGATATAAACTTCTTGTAGCTATTTGTTGTTTCTGAATTGCTTTTCAACATAAATCCTTTGTTTGTTGTGGGGTCATTTATCCACTTTTCTAGCATATTGGCAGGCAAGGACCACTTATAGTTTGCTGAAAGTGATGTTAACGGTCCGACTGCAGTTGTAGCGACTTGCGAAGCATTGAAATCTCCACCCTGTTTACTCCACAAGTTCGTAGCATCTGCATACATCCAGGATGCAGAGTATTCTGTCCATGCTTTATTGACACTATTTAGAGTGATATCTACATTAGTATTATTTGAAACGGAAGCTAACCAGAGGTTCAAGTCAGCCGTTAACACCTTTGCCCCCTGTGGGATGGTCGATGTGTCAAACTGAATAAGAGAACGGATGACATTAGAGCTAGTAGCGTCTTTATATAGACCTACCCCTAGTGTCGTGTCGGTTGCTCCAGTTTGTTTGGGAAAAGCACTACGTATATTGGTATCCGCTAAGCGGTATGTCGGTTGAAATTTAACAATGGTCGGATCGATGGTGACTGGGTATACACGAGATGCATCATTAAGCCATGCGATACTTGGGATCACGTCAATGAATAACTGTCCCTTTTTCTCTTTCAATTCATAGTGAATATCGTAGGAAAGAGATTCTTCAGGGTAAGCATTAACTCCCTCTACCTGCTGATAACCTTCGGGTATAAAAGAGTCATACATTAACGGTTTATCGATGATATATTCAATATCGCCAGTAGATGGGTTAATCAAGGAAACGGAGCCATCCTGTTCCTGGCGATAATCCAAATTACCTAGAGTTAAGGCAAAGGAGTAAATCACTGATTTTTTGCCTGTCGGCTTTTTGCTGAGTTTAAGCTCTTCTTTGAGTCTATCGTTTCCCAGGGTATAAATTAAATCAGTATCGGGATAAAGCCCCTTATACGTCATTACATTATTCTTAACAATCCCTGCCGGCTTTGTGCTAGAGATGCTTTGCGTAGTTGTTAACGTATTTGTTTCCGCTATGGGGTTTAGACCAATGCGGAATTTATCCTCTTTGATCTCTATCAAATTATCAGAAACAGAATGTTTCTTGTTCATTTCTACTTTGAATTCATGATCGTTATTGTAAGCTGTTTGACTCGTCGTGTTTAAACGGTTATCAATCAGCTTCCACTCTTGATTTGAGGGATCTTGATAGTGAATGGGAGTTTCAGAAATTTGAGTTGTGTACGTTCCATTCTCATTTGCGAATGTCTTCGATTTCTCACTACGAAGCGAAGCAATCTCTTTTGGGGTGTTGTTGGACGACAAGTTAGAATCGTCTGAAGTGTTGCTTTCTTGAAGTGTTGATCTTTCGGCTGAGGGGCTCCCCCAAGCAGTGGTATTATTGAGCGATGATGTAGAAATTAAGGAGCCAGCAATAATTAAGCTGACCACCTTATTCCAAAATTTGTGTTTATTTCTCATGTTGTATCCCCTTGTCAATTTTTTCACAGCAAGAAGAGTTATACCATATCATTGGAATATTTTCTAAATGAAAAACTTTCCAATGTTAACCTTTCCTCCATATATTTATTGTATTCTGGGCCATACACCTCTCTAACCTAAGGTTATACATTCCCTAATTGGGGATAGGAACATGTTCTTATTCCAAATGCCTCTGTCCTAATTCTCTTGCTCGTTAAGCAACCTCTGTATTATCAATTCGCTCTGGATTGGAATTATTCCAGTCCTATCATATCCCTATTTCTCGTATGCTTCTCAGTAGCTTCTTGTTAAATATAATCAAACACAGGCGTGATCTTTTAAAATAGGTACTCATCAAAGTGAAAATCTGTTCTTTATAAAAGACTAGGGAAGATTTTTAAAGTCTTGTTTATACCCCCGGCACAAAAGACCAAAGCAACGTATGGGATCCTGAAAGATGTTAGGACTGATATTTCGGAACAGACAAATAGGACGGCTCCATCGCCGTCCTAAGTTGTGTGAAATATTCAATTATCGTCAGACTCTACGAGACAGACTGTACCTACCGTTTTCTAAAGAGTCACGCATTCAAGCTAATCAAATTATTGTTGTTTGTATAGCTTATTCATTTCACTTTGAAATTGAATTTAAATGATCGCGTAAACGGTAAATCATTACGGATGCCTCAGCACGTGTCAGTCCGTGTTTCGGACGGAACGTATTGTCCGGATACCCTTGTACGAATTTCTGTCCTGTTGCCATTTTTACATCCGCTAATGCCCATACTGCAATATCCGAATCATCAGAGAATCGTTGAGCTGTAGTTGAAGGAGTTATGCCTCCCTTAATCAGCACATTGACCATCATCTTAGCTGCCTGTTCTCGATTAACTACAGCATTCGGTCGGAATTCATTGCTATTGAATCCTTTTGCAATACCATTAACAATAGCTGCGTTTAGTTCTGCACCATACCATGCATTATCTTTAACATCCTGGAATGGCATTGTTATGGATTCATCCGGATTTACGTTTAGAACACGCACAATTAATGCTGCAAATTCCATACGTGTGATCTGTTTATTCGGAGCAAAAGCATTTGTGCTAATGCCTTTTATTACACCATCTTTCGCTAAGGTTTCGATTTCATTCTTAGCAAAACTTGAATCGGAAACATCCTTAAACACACCCGATACCGGTCCAGACTGTTCATTATCCTGATGATCTCCTTTAACATGATCATCAGGTTTATCATTTTCAGGATTCTCTGAATCTTTATCATGATTTGACGGAGGGATTGGAGCTGAAGGATTACCTGGATTTGCAGGTTGTTCCTGTTTCGTGTTTTGTTCCACTTTTAATCCCTTCGTACTCTCTCCTCCAAAATTCACAGCCCTTACTTCGTATACATACTTTGTATTCGGTGTAAGGTTTTTATCTGTCCAGGATTTTTCCGCAGCGTCTACACGTCCTATTTCCTTCCCAGCTTTATATATCACAAATTCGGTTAACCCTTCTTTATTTACATTGCTGAAATTGAGCGTAATGGATCTCTCTAAAGCACTTGATTCAATACCCGTAGGCACTGATGGTAAGGTCCACACAGTGACTGAAACTGGTTCTGATGGATACCCAGCTGCATTCTCTGTCACAATGTTCACAACAGCTTTTGATCCAGGCTCTAACCCTTCAAGACGTATCGGTAAGGTATCTCCACGCCACAATTCAGTTCCGTTCTTGTCCAGAACCACATACTCATTTGCTTGCTCTACGGTTTGGAAACTAATTTCTGTCCAACCATCCCCTGATTTCACCGCTGGAGCTGACACGGGCTTTGTTGCCGTTAAAGTAGTCAGTTTGACACCTTTTCCTTCGCCGCCCTCATTTACTGGCACAATCTCATATTCATATGACTTACCTGGTTCCACCTTTGTATCTGTATAGCTCACTAGGCTTTCTGCTTCTACCTTCGTAATTTTTACACCATTTCGTAAAATGACGTACTCCTGGATTTCCTGTCCTGATGTCACGATTTCCAGTGTTACTAAGTTAGACTTCACATCAGTAATGATGACATTACTTTTCTTTAATTCAGCACGAGTCACCAGTTTCACAAGAACACCTTTTGACGCGTGGTCCGTTTTATTGAATGCTGATAACGTTAAATTATACGCATATCCAACTTTCAAGTGGGTAAGGTTTGCAGTAGGTTCCGATCCGTTGTAATATACTTGACCTGTTGCTTTGTCTGTAATCTCGTATCGCAATGCTCCATAAGGTTCAGTCCAACTCAATGTTGCATCTGAATTTTTTACATCCACTCGATCTATATCTGGTGCCTCGGTTAGGGTACTCCAAACGATCTCAGATTGATCCCCCATCCCAGTCGCATTTTCGGTTGATACTTTAAAGCGGTATTCTGTTCCTGGTTGCAAGTCAGTAACGTTAAATTCTGCTCCTGTTATATCAGTTGTACTACCTTGCTCATCCGTGATCCAATACCGAGATGCCGTTTTATCTTCTTCCCAGGCTAATGTCATCCCCGTTTCACTGATTGTCTTCACCGTAAATAATGATGGTCGCACCGGCTTAGTCAAAAAGCTGAATGATGTCGGTTCGCCCCAACCGGAGCTATTACCAGCCTGTACGGTCCCGCTATAATCCGTGCTTCCTTGAAGCGGTGACAGAACATAGTTTAGATCATTCGTCAGGAATTCTTCTCCATTCAGATCTATTTTATAATGAGTTGCACCCGTCACGGATGATATGTTGAATTCCGCTTCTGTTTCTCCAATCCCAGTAACTTGTACAGATTCAACATTACTCGGTAATGTCACTGTCCTTACAATCTTCGCTTTTCCTGCACCTGTTCGATTGAAAGCTACCAGTGACACGCTGTATTCCTTTCCTGGTTCAAGTCCTGAAGCCGTATATTCCAGATTTGGACCTTGATACTCGGCAACAAGATTTTGTTCGAGATCATACACCTGAAGGAGATACTTGATTGCGCTTGGGACGCCGTTCCATTGCGCAGTGAATCCTGTTGTACTAAAACCGTGCATTTTTAGGGAGTTATCCTGTTCAGGCAAAGTCATTACATTCAAAGGTTCCGAGACATCACCTTCGCCCGTTTCATTTCCAGCTGCCACTACGTATTCATACGCTGTTCCAGGGGTTAAGCCAGTATCTTTATAGTTTAGATCCCCCCCGTTATACAAGAGCTCGTTATTCCGATAGAGATCGTAATAGGTTGCCGTTGTAACGCTCTGCCACTCTGAATTTACGGTATCTTCTTTAATCTCGATTGCTGTAAACCCTGTTGGCGTTTCCGGAAGAGTTAAAAATCCGACACTTGTAGCCAAGCCCTCACCACTATCATTAATTGCTGAAACTTGTACCGTGTAGCTGCTTCCTGGAATTAGTCCAGTTAATGCTTTTTGAGTGCTTGCAACTAATCCGTTTTCTATGATTTGACCTTGGTTATCGATCAACTTTAGGCGATAATCGGTTGCAGTTGGTACAGAATCTATGTTGATCAACATTTCATCTGGTTTCCGAAAGACAGGACTGATCTCGACTCCAGGACTAGCTGGATATGTTAGTGCAGAGACTTGTGTCTCCGATGATCCCACATGATTTCGAATCGTCAGCTGATAGTTATAAATTTGACCACCTTGTAGCTGCTGGTCCACGTATTCATGAACCGGATACTCCAATATCTTCTCTGTACCGGTATTCATGTTTTTGATGGTATACGTGTAGCCTGATGTGTATCGATTTCCGCCAGGTAAATCCCAGCTTAGTTTGACTTCAGAAGCACTGATTGCTGTTGCTTCCAGTGTTGGGGCATCGGGTGCCTTCTGTACTTGATATGGGTTGGACGTATGTGTACCGGTGTTTCCAGCGTTGTCTTTCACTTGTGTATGCACATACCAGATACCTTCTTTGTCCTCTATGGTCACTTTGCCGTTGTCTGGCATTACCTGCCATGCTTCACTCGGTTGTTCGCTTTGACTAATCTCTACATATACCGGTTCAATTACACCCGACAACCTATCAGATGCCTTAATTTGAACATCGGTACCCTGCAGCGACCATTGCAGTCCATTAGGTGTATAATCCACATCAGGTAGTTCCTTGTCAATTCGGATATCGAATTGAGTCTCCGGACTGATGAGCCCTACTGCATCCACGGCGCGAGCTGTAATTGTATGCTCACCTGTTTCTGTAATGGTGCCACTTTCACCCGTAGTGTAAGGACTATCACCAATTTTGTACTCGTAATATACATCCGATGCGTCTTGACTACCATTTAGTTGGAATGTCACATCTTTGTTTGTCCATTGACTCTCTGAGAGAGTATAACTCGGCTCTGTTGGTGCAGTGCGATCGATGAGGACCTTTGCAGTTGCTTCAGGGCTGATATTACCTGCGACATCAATCGTCCGCGCCCATACTTCTGTTTCTCCTTCCTCATCGACAATCATTTCCCCATTATATGTTGTCCAATTTCCTGTCCCTACTTTAACCTCTGTCCGTTCTGCCCCACTTAGGTCATCTGTTCCATTCTTCAGGGTAATCGTTACCGGATCTTGTGTATAGGATTCCTCAGACAAACTCAACACTGGTGCTGTGGGTGCTTGCTTATCGACTCGCACAGTGACTTCCGTTGATTGGCCAACATTCCCTGCCTTGTCCTTTGTACGGAACTGATATGTCCATTCTCCGGAATCCCCGATAACTAAAGGATCATTGTACTTGTGCCATGTTTCACCGTCTCTCGTATATTCAGTGTAATCCGCACCACTGCCAATATCGACACCATGCTTAGCTATCAGCTTCACATCTTTGTTTGTCCATGCGTTTTCAGATAAGGTAATCTCCGGCTTCTCAGGAGCGACCATATCAAAGTTGATTCTCCCGGTATAGGTTATTGTGTCCGTGCCTTTATTCCCATCATTTCCGTTAATTTTAACATTCGTATATGTTCCTTCCGGGACTTCATTAACCGCCCAATCAAGTTTCCAAGTTCCAGCTCCTGTAACACTGGTCGATTTAGTAATACCATTTAATGTTGCTGAAATGGAAATTTCGTCTCCTTCTGAGTCAAATGCGCTACCCTTCAAGCTGATTTTCTCAGATGCTGTACCGATATTTTGATCAGAATTATCTACTGAAAGTACCGGTGGCATGTTTGTGGTTGATTTTTTAATATACCAGAAACCATCTGTGTGTAACCCATCATCCGGATAAGTTTTGTCTATATCTAAAATATTGCTCTGCACTAACGTATCCTTAATCTTATTTGTTGAGTTAGCTACAGCTTCATGTCTAGTAACTTGAGTTTGCTCCAGATTAGTAACTTCATACTCTGTCATACTTCGGAGGTAACCGATCGAATATAATCTAGTACCTGCCCAAGTTGGATATGTTGGAGCCGTTTGATACTCTCCTACACCAGAGAATTCACCAGTAGTGCTATTAAACGTATAGTTACGATAACCTGAAATATTATCTATATCACTTTTATAGGTAGTACCTTTAGATTCTCTATAACTAGTCACCTGATTTTTTGTGGTGTACTTATCCCAATAGTACAAGGAATCTGTATTTACGATTAGGTTTCCTGTATATGTTGCTGTTGAAATTCCACCCTTACCGTCATCCACTGTAATTACTGGCCTACTGAAAGTACCACTACTACTAAACTCGGATGTACGCCAGACAAGAGTCCAAGCCTTATCATCCTTAGTTTGACTTAAAACTACTTGTTTCTCTACCCCACCTATACTCGCTGAAATGGACAAGGTATCGTTATCTGCATCTGTAGATGTGCCGGAAATAACAAAGGTGTCACTCCCGGTCTTTAAATTTATAGATTTGTTACCCGATTGAGTCACATTGATGACTGGATTTGTATTAGGCACCAATCCTACCCTTGTGTACCAGAATCCATCAGTGTGAACTCCATCTACTGGATAAGTGTTTTGAGCTGCTTTAATGTTAGTTTGTACTAATGAACCTTTTATATCTTGTCCACCATTCGCTGCCCAATGTAGATCTTCTTGATAGTACAAACGATCAGAAACCCTGGTATATCTAATTACATTTCTATTATCATTAAAATGTGGGATATAACCTACAGGTTGTTGTGCAGTTAGTGTGTAAAAATAAGTACCTGTAACTTTAGAAGAATGCATTCCAGGATCAGTAGTGTATCCTGTGAAAAATCCAGGTAAATTAGGGTGTTGATCAGATGTCCATCTAGCCCACGAGATAAGTGGTGTTTTATCTACTCTAAATTTGCTCCAGTAATAATAAGTTTGTTGCTTAATAGTTATATTACCTTGATATTTTACCTCTACAATGTCTATACCGTCTTCAGCAGATATAATGGGACTATATGTACCTAATGGAAGCTCGCTTATATCCCATGATAACACCCATTGACTTTTTGAAGTTGTATTATGGACTTCTACAGATTTACCAATACCACCTATAAACCCTGTTATTAATACATTGTCGCTATCGGGATCTTGTACAGTTCCAGAGATACTAAAGGATTCCTGATCATTTAGGTAGGTCATATCCCCTTTAGTAGTAATTTCTACAAC is a genomic window containing:
- a CDS encoding DNRLRE domain-containing protein; translation: MRNKHKFWNKVVSLIIAGSLISTSSLNNTTAWGSPSAERSTLQESNTSDDSNLSSNNTPKEIASLRSEKSKTFANENGTYTTQISETPIHYQDPSNQEWKLIDNRLNTTSQTAYNNDHEFKVEMNKKHSVSDNLIEIKEDKFRIGLNPIAETNTLTTTQSISSTKPAGIVKNNVMTYKGLYPDTDLIYTLGNDRLKEELKLSKKPTGKKSVIYSFALTLGNLDYRQEQDGSVSLINPSTGDIEYIIDKPLMYDSFIPEGYQQVEGVNAYPEESLSYDIHYELKEKKGQLFIDVIPSIAWLNDASRVYPVTIDPTIVKFQPTYRLADTNIRSAFPKQTGATDTTLGVGLYKDATSSNVIRSLIQFDTSTIPQGAKVLTADLNLWLASVSNNTNVDITLNSVNKAWTEYSASWMYADATNLWSKQGGDFNASQVATTAVGPLTSLSANYKWSLPANMLEKWINDPTTNKGFMLKSNSETTNSYKKFISGDDTANPDYTPLLSVTYTSASRLGLKDYWTYDSHPIANGTSYTNLATGNNIIQFNDYSLTGRGDTSVDFMRTYNSKSSESSPFGYGWYYTGGETIVDAYKTGDVLFTDHTGSAYEFKYNASNNTYTPSAGEYLTLKKVKSSSGATTGYDLTDKHGYLMHFDTVSNDDQVSITQAKLSYEQDMHGNRITYKRNGDGALTGIEDPSGRTIAFEYTSDGLVDYAMLEGRKTDYTYQNGKLVTVDQYSEDGTYSRTQFSYGGNYIKTIFDPNNRLTTYTYDQEYLVKVQEPSTVSVTDASDRPATQYKYDTTARTANVTNANGHTTNYTLNANFVAEKIQDAKGEIIQFVLDANYNVKKVTNPDGTVAEQTYDSKGNVLTQIDEVGNVTTYEYNDLNHVVKEIDPRQNVTNYSYTAVGDLETIVDAKQKVTRYEYDTYGNLKKTTYPDQSIETYSYDDKGNDIKSVIDAAGNTTTVTTDTVGNMIANTDGNNNRTDYHYDKLNRLKAVIDPKRKETTYEYDTVGNLYKTINPKQAVVQYEYNGQNQLTKKTDAIGNVTDNKYDSNGNLMETTTPNGNKISTTFTALDQLKTISIDGQQKWAYEYDENGLLVNVNNGVRSFTYKSDGLPETEVDRGHQKSYIYNANSGLQELSYTTDAHSSTVTYDYTELDQVKSITKDNQNLISYQYNDMAALEQANRANGIVTKADYDSGEQLRTYGDYSSTGSVIREYNYTYDSNENVKTIHSELGDTTYEYDALNQLEQETLPDRKTIKYSYDDVGNRTQKVVVTNGQEQTTVYEHNNANQLTSVNGQAYQYDNNGNLLNDGKQTYIYDALDQLIEVQDQAGQSIQHYSYDEQGRRIQSIGQSGTTNFFYDGDEVIYETDGNNKTLREYTWDDSGSPVAMTKDGHTYYYQLNGHGDVVALTDEDGQEVAQYEYDAWGNVISQSGILAEENPYRYASYKYDTETGFYYLLSRYYNPQHGNFITLDLEQDTDLDNPLNRNGYSYSLNNPVSLVDDDGNFPFIPIIIIVIVRVVAKEVVKTTVKKVAQKAATKAIKKATTKTYQTYTKTNTKTGTVYTGRTSGKGTPLENIAKRDTNHHMNKNGYGRATIDRSSSNKNAIRGREQQMIIKNGGAKSKNGTSGNAINGISPKNKKYSKYIKAATKEFGKP
- a CDS encoding fibronectin type III domain-containing protein: MKNKDFLQVIKKTKEGRYFKMNRLRKALILMLTIVITLSGMTIYPSNSQASVAHKWSMYTVKQGYAYWDIRGNIFKSDWITGYSSFTFDKNTGTFNLDGNYGQANTGVVYTYDDAPGNRGKIKYTRAYSEGMAESGVLEAYAAPIPDTLVGSVYSSVANTYPNNAVDPDGFYYKYEGTINNKVPVVEITTKGDMTYLNDQESFSISGTVQDPDSDNVLITGFIGGIGKSVEVHNTTSKSQWVLSWDISELPLGTYSPIISAEDGIDIVEVKYQGNITIKQQTYYYWSKFRVDKTPLISWARWTSDQHPNLPGFFTGYTTDPGMHSSKVTGTYFYTLTAQQPVGYIPHFNDNRNVIRYTRVSDRLYYQEDLHWAANGGQDIKGSLVQTNIKAAQNTYPVDGVHTDGFWYTRVGLVPNTNPVINVTQSGNKSINLKTGSDTFVISGTSTDADNDTLSISASIGGVEKQVVLSQTKDDKAWTLVWRTSEFSSSGTFSRPVITVDDGKGGISTATYTGNLIVNTDSLYYWDKYTTKNQVTSYRESKGTTYKSDIDNISGYRNYTFNSTTGEFSGVGEYQTAPTYPTWAGTRLYSIGYLRSMTEYEVTNLEQTQVTRHEAVANSTNKIKDTLVQSNILDIDKTYPDDGLHTDGFWYIKKSTTNMPPVLSVDNSDQNIGTASEKISLKGSAFDSEGDEISISATLNGITKSTSVTGAGTWKLDWAVNEVPEGTYTNVKINGNDGNKGTDTITYTGRINFDMVAPEKPEITLSENAWTNKDVKLIAKHGVDIGSGADYTEYTRDGETWHKYNDPLVIGDSGEWTYQFRTKDKAGNVGQSTEVTVRVDKQAPTAPVLSLSEESYTQDPVTITLKNGTDDLSGAERTEVKVGTGNWTTYNGEMIVDEEGETEVWARTIDVAGNISPEATAKVLIDRTAPTEPSYTLSESQWTNKDVTFQLNGSQDASDVYYEYKIGDSPYTTGESGTITETGEHTITARAVDAVGLISPETQFDIRIDKELPDVDYTPNGLQWSLQGTDVQIKASDRLSGVIEPVYVEISQSEQPSEAWQVMPDNGKVTIEDKEGIWYVHTQVKDNAGNTGTHTSNPYQVQKAPDAPTLEATAISASEVKLSWDLPGGNRYTSGYTYTIKNMNTGTEKILEYPVHEYVDQQLQGGQIYNYQLTIRNHVGSSETQVSALTYPASPGVEISPVFRKPDEMLINIDSVPTATDYRLKLIDNQGQIIENGLVASTQKALTGLIPGSSYTVQVSAINDSGEGLATSVGFLTLPETPTGFTAIEIKEDTVNSEWQSVTTATYYDLYRNNELLYNGGDLNYKDTGLTPGTAYEYVVAAGNETGEGDVSEPLNVMTLPEQDNSLKMHGFSTTGFTAQWNGVPSAIKYLLQVYDLEQNLVAEYQGPNLEYTASGLEPGKEYSVSLVAFNRTGAGKAKIVRTVTLPSNVESVQVTGIGETEAEFNISSVTGATHYKIDLNGEEFLTNDLNYVLSPLQGSTDYSGTVQAGNSSGWGEPTSFSFLTKPVRPSLFTVKTISETGMTLAWEEDKTASRYWITDEQGSTTDITGAEFNVTDLQPGTEYRFKVSTENATGMGDQSEIVWSTLTEAPDIDRVDVKNSDATLSWTEPYGALRYEITDKATGQVYYNGSEPTANLTHLKVGYAYNLTLSAFNKTDHASKGVLVKLVTRAELKKSNVIITDVKSNLVTLEIVTSGQEIQEYVILRNGVKITKVEAESLVSYTDTKVEPGKSYEYEIVPVNEGGEGKGVKLTTLTATKPVSAPAVKSGDGWTEISFQTVEQANEYVVLDKNGTELWRGDTLPIRLEGLEPGSKAVVNIVTENAAGYPSEPVSVTVWTLPSVPTGIESSALERSITLNFSNVNKEGLTEFVIYKAGKEIGRVDAAEKSWTDKNLTPNTKYVYEVRAVNFGGESTKGLKVEQNTKQEQPANPGNPSAPIPPSNHDKDSENPENDKPDDHVKGDHQDNEQSGPVSGVFKDVSDSSFAKNEIETLAKDGVIKGISTNAFAPNKQITRMEFAALIVRVLNVNPDESITMPFQDVKDNAWYGAELNAAIVNGIAKGFNSNEFRPNAVVNREQAAKMMVNVLIKGGITPSTTAQRFSDDSDIAVWALADVKMATGQKFVQGYPDNTFRPKHGLTRAEASVMIYRLRDHLNSISK